A single window of Usitatibacter rugosus DNA harbors:
- a CDS encoding tetratricopeptide repeat protein — protein MTSFARLCALALLAAAPLALAAPTETEMRSIAAANTDYQYAKQAIAKEDWKSAIAALNSAARNDPNSADVQNLLGFSYRKSGDLDSAFKHYSKALELNPRHLGAHEYVGRAFLMAGKPDQAKEHLAALEKYCTETCPERESLKKAIAEWDPWKSGVRTGRTY, from the coding sequence ATGACCTCCTTTGCACGCCTCTGCGCCCTCGCCCTGCTCGCCGCCGCCCCGCTCGCCCTGGCCGCGCCCACCGAGACCGAAATGCGCTCGATCGCCGCCGCCAACACGGACTACCAATACGCGAAGCAGGCCATCGCCAAGGAAGACTGGAAGTCGGCCATCGCCGCGCTGAACAGCGCCGCGCGCAACGACCCCAACAGCGCCGACGTGCAAAATTTGCTCGGGTTCTCCTACCGCAAGTCGGGCGACCTCGATTCCGCGTTCAAGCATTACTCGAAGGCGCTCGAGCTGAATCCCCGTCACCTCGGCGCGCATGAATACGTCGGGCGCGCCTTCCTGATGGCGGGCAAGCCCGACCAGGCCAAGGAACACCTCGCGGCGCTCGAGAAGTACTGCACCGAGACCTGCCCGGAGCGCGAGTCGCTGAAGAAGGCGATCGCCGAATGGGATCCGTGGAAGTCGGGCGTCCGCACCGGCCGCACGTACTGA
- a CDS encoding YkgJ family cysteine cluster protein, with translation MAKPFPVPVRVYYDCRKCPGYCCTYSDIEITDYDIARLGKHFGLSPKQAEKKFTKLDDAKTAKILRHKQDKIFDSACMFFDQDKRCCTVYAVRPGVCRKYPAATHCGYYDFLRFERNQQDDKDYVALT, from the coding sequence ATGGCGAAGCCCTTCCCGGTTCCGGTCCGCGTCTACTACGACTGCCGCAAGTGCCCCGGCTACTGCTGCACTTACTCGGACATCGAGATCACCGACTACGACATCGCGCGTCTCGGCAAGCATTTCGGCCTCTCCCCCAAGCAGGCAGAGAAGAAGTTCACCAAGCTCGACGACGCGAAGACGGCGAAGATCCTGCGCCACAAGCAGGACAAGATCTTCGATTCCGCCTGCATGTTCTTCGACCAGGACAAGCGCTGCTGCACCGTCTACGCGGTGCGCCCGGGCGTGTGCCGGAAGTACCCGGCCGCCACCCACTGCGGCTACTACGACTTCCTGCGTTTCGAGCGCAACCAGCAGGACGACAAGGACTACGTCGCCCTCACGTAG
- a CDS encoding DUF4184 family protein — translation MPWTLAHAAAVVPLQRWSRGRLSFAGLVAGSMAPDMPYYLLRFDLGQFAHTPAGTVLACVPLGLIALLLLYALREPLVFALPQPHRAAWSAALDPRAPLLASPTPLLGRPAMGVAVLALSILLGAWTHIAWDACTHGTGWVVEQLPFLQQPFPGTTIGLYHGLQELSTIVGTAVLVVVYRGWLKPVVPARGSGDGWRYAALLACIVVAAIIASAFAAGDATTFNGVVALRVFLFRGALYGTVSFALLYLAVAIAAFTCRERRE, via the coding sequence ATGCCGTGGACCCTCGCACATGCCGCCGCCGTCGTGCCCCTCCAGCGCTGGAGCCGCGGGCGCCTGAGCTTCGCCGGACTCGTCGCGGGCAGCATGGCGCCGGACATGCCGTACTACCTCCTGCGCTTCGACCTCGGGCAGTTCGCGCATACGCCCGCGGGCACCGTGCTCGCGTGCGTGCCGCTGGGCTTGATCGCGCTGCTGCTGCTCTACGCACTTCGCGAGCCGCTGGTGTTCGCGCTGCCGCAGCCGCATCGCGCGGCCTGGAGCGCGGCGCTCGATCCACGTGCGCCCCTTCTCGCTTCACCTACGCCCCTTCTCGGTCGGCCCGCAATGGGAGTCGCCGTCCTCGCGCTTTCCATCCTGCTCGGCGCGTGGACGCACATCGCGTGGGACGCCTGCACGCACGGCACGGGATGGGTTGTTGAGCAGCTTCCCTTCCTGCAGCAACCGTTTCCCGGAACGACCATCGGCCTCTATCACGGCCTCCAGGAACTGAGCACGATCGTGGGTACGGCGGTGCTCGTCGTCGTCTATCGAGGTTGGTTGAAGCCCGTGGTGCCCGCTCGCGGATCGGGCGACGGTTGGCGATACGCGGCCCTCCTCGCTTGCATCGTCGTTGCCGCGATCATTGCGAGCGCGTTCGCGGCCGGTGACGCGACGACATTCAATGGCGTCGTCGCACTTCGAGTGTTCCTCTTCCGGGGCGCGCTTTACGGGACCGTTTCTTTCGCGTTGCTCTACCTCGCCGTTGCGATCGCCGCTTTCACGTGTCGCGAACGGAGAGAGTGA
- a CDS encoding DUF3187 family protein has translation MRFLRTAFVLAALASVDACARDLSMFGVLRVDLPQPPLETPAPGRWGYSLDLGYQNTWSMSPNIEDYFTNRQAQRQFTATDLLFIRSLEGEKFLVDGELGVIDFTVRRQLDAHWGIRGTVGVIGYTGGFMDSTIEGFHRAFGFRDYLRPSVPRNLFTVLTEFQNGDSQTRLDAPSSGLLDPEIGVRYSWFERPAPWNLVLDAAMKIPVAGRRAYLSNGGWDVGTQATLQGVWGKHVGTASASLTYSRGGGVIETGGYRLAPGMMLGYEYALADATRGFVQGSLYRYPLNSDDTAIGGLRQRKSQLEVGFRHRYGDSTFEFSIVEAFGAFNGLPDFGIQLGWSTR, from the coding sequence ATGCGCTTTCTTCGCACCGCGTTCGTCCTCGCGGCGCTCGCGAGCGTTGACGCTTGCGCGCGCGACCTCTCGATGTTCGGCGTGCTCCGCGTCGACCTCCCGCAGCCCCCGCTCGAGACGCCGGCGCCCGGCCGCTGGGGCTACAGCCTGGACCTCGGCTACCAGAACACGTGGTCGATGAGCCCCAACATCGAGGACTACTTCACCAACCGCCAGGCGCAGCGCCAGTTCACGGCCACGGACCTCCTCTTCATCCGCAGCCTCGAGGGCGAGAAGTTCCTGGTGGACGGAGAGCTGGGCGTGATCGACTTCACCGTGCGCCGCCAGCTCGATGCGCACTGGGGAATTCGCGGCACGGTCGGCGTGATCGGCTATACCGGCGGCTTCATGGATTCCACGATCGAGGGCTTCCACCGCGCGTTCGGTTTCCGCGACTACCTGCGCCCGTCCGTGCCGCGCAACCTGTTCACCGTCCTCACCGAATTCCAGAACGGCGATTCACAGACCCGGCTCGATGCGCCCTCGAGCGGCCTGCTCGATCCGGAGATCGGCGTTCGCTACTCGTGGTTCGAGCGCCCCGCGCCGTGGAACCTCGTGCTCGACGCGGCGATGAAGATCCCGGTGGCCGGGCGCCGGGCGTATCTCTCCAACGGCGGATGGGACGTCGGTACCCAGGCAACCCTGCAGGGCGTGTGGGGCAAGCACGTGGGAACGGCGAGCGCTTCGCTCACGTACTCCCGCGGCGGCGGCGTCATCGAGACAGGCGGCTATCGCCTCGCGCCGGGCATGATGCTCGGATACGAATACGCGCTCGCGGATGCAACGCGCGGCTTCGTGCAAGGCTCGCTCTACCGTTACCCGCTCAACAGCGACGACACTGCGATCGGCGGGTTGCGGCAGCGGAAGTCCCAGCTCGAAGTGGGATTCCGCCACCGCTATGGAGATTCGACGTTCGAGTTCTCGATCGTCGAGGCCTTCGGCGCGTTCAACGGGTTGCCGGACTTCGGGATCCAGCTCGGCTGGTCCACCCGTTGA
- a CDS encoding tetratricopeptide repeat protein: MKLAAALILAFAAALPAVAFADATESQPRALDTANDYDAAKKAIDRKDWKSAITSLEAAARRDSKDADIQNLLGYSYRKSGNLDMAFKHYANALQLNPQHKGAHEYVGEAYLMANKPDKAKEHLAKLVQLCPQGCEERDDLAKAVAEYEKRKTTAR, translated from the coding sequence ATGAAGCTCGCCGCCGCCCTGATCCTCGCATTCGCCGCCGCGCTGCCCGCCGTGGCATTCGCCGACGCCACCGAATCCCAGCCCCGCGCCCTCGACACGGCCAACGATTACGACGCGGCGAAGAAAGCCATCGACCGCAAGGACTGGAAGTCGGCCATCACCTCGCTCGAGGCCGCCGCGCGCCGCGATTCGAAGGACGCCGATATCCAGAACCTGCTCGGCTATTCGTACCGCAAGTCCGGCAACCTCGACATGGCCTTCAAGCACTACGCCAACGCGCTGCAGCTGAACCCGCAGCACAAGGGCGCGCACGAATACGTCGGCGAGGCCTACCTCATGGCCAACAAGCCCGACAAGGCGAAGGAACACCTCGCGAAGCTGGTGCAGCTCTGCCCGCAGGGTTGCGAGGAGCGTGACGACCTCGCGAAGGCCGTCGCCGAATACGAAAAACGCAAGACCACCGCCCGCTAG
- a CDS encoding PEGA domain-containing protein encodes MTPSPTPVYANVAYFRIPEFDTRTVAQQASEKESLEARLREATSGLPAGDRVVLDADEGAALVLFGDPERALEVTQAVYRKGPVHAGLNYGPLALSSRGSDARVFGDGLVGAAAAARFATPDRLLLTQDFAKALDATAPDRSSELETAGEFTDTRVRLHTFFTPNERKKRAGKRKVFFTALAGIAVILFAGVLAREAVQRFFPPPLATVKLLVKPRADIYVDGVNKGRTPPLTEIQVAGGKHVVELRSQGFAPLKVSINVQPGEQVTIAYNFTGAPKPSLWSDFKRKLGGS; translated from the coding sequence ATGACGCCGTCGCCCACCCCGGTCTACGCGAACGTCGCGTACTTCCGGATCCCCGAGTTCGATACCCGCACCGTCGCCCAGCAGGCTTCCGAGAAGGAAAGCCTCGAGGCGAGGCTGCGCGAAGCCACTTCGGGGCTGCCGGCGGGGGATCGCGTCGTGCTGGATGCCGACGAGGGCGCGGCGCTGGTCCTGTTCGGCGATCCGGAGCGCGCGCTCGAGGTCACGCAGGCCGTCTACCGCAAGGGCCCGGTCCATGCCGGCCTCAACTACGGTCCCCTGGCGTTGTCTTCGCGCGGCAGCGATGCCCGCGTGTTCGGCGACGGCCTGGTGGGCGCGGCCGCGGCGGCCCGCTTCGCGACGCCCGATCGCCTCCTCCTCACGCAGGACTTCGCCAAGGCCCTGGATGCCACCGCGCCCGACCGCTCCTCCGAGCTGGAGACCGCGGGTGAGTTCACTGATACGCGCGTCCGGCTGCATACGTTCTTTACGCCCAACGAGCGCAAGAAGCGGGCGGGCAAGCGCAAGGTGTTCTTCACCGCGCTGGCCGGCATCGCCGTGATCCTCTTTGCCGGCGTATTGGCGCGGGAGGCGGTGCAGCGCTTCTTCCCGCCTCCGCTCGCCACCGTGAAGCTGCTGGTGAAGCCGCGCGCCGACATCTACGTGGACGGCGTGAACAAGGGCCGCACGCCGCCGCTCACCGAAATCCAGGTGGCAGGCGGCAAGCACGTCGTGGAGCTGCGCTCGCAGGGCTTCGCGCCCCTCAAGGTGTCGATCAACGTCCAGCCGGGCGAGCAGGTCACGATCGCGTACAACTTCACGGGCGCGCCCAAGCCCAGCTTGTGGTCCGACTTCAAGCGCAAGCTGGGGGGATCGTGA
- a CDS encoding NAD(P)/FAD-dependent oxidoreductase — MSDFDVAIVGASFAGLACATVLANAGRRVLVLERKGDAGEKLHTTGLLVKEAVEGSGALEDPIPLEGTQIPEGFRILEGLPASLTRRLEGVRLHAPNLQYIDLDAPGYYFLATDTSGLLRWMAARAVNAGVEIHWRTAFEHAGRLEKGFTLGRLGRAHFLVGADGPTSRVARAFGLGVNREFLFGIEHEYGDGHDYAANVSGGDGRHGVVNRQHGLTDRLHCFIDRKIAPGYLGWVFAGVGSVQVGIARRERGGAAREAKAAMAVFLEKIAPVFDFRSATPASVRAGWIPCGGVVRRVHADRVLLIGDAAGTVSPLTAGGIHTALRHGAAAGVAIDAFLAGRTSDPGALVAAGYPRFRGKRLLRRAFDAFQHDGLANLLLGTRVVRDAASRIYFHRGSRAL, encoded by the coding sequence ATGAGCGACTTCGACGTCGCCATCGTCGGCGCGAGCTTCGCAGGGCTCGCCTGCGCCACGGTGCTCGCAAACGCGGGCCGCCGGGTGCTCGTGCTCGAACGGAAAGGCGACGCGGGCGAGAAGTTGCACACCACGGGGCTCCTGGTAAAAGAAGCTGTCGAAGGTTCCGGGGCGCTCGAAGACCCTATTCCCCTTGAAGGTACCCAGATTCCCGAAGGCTTCCGGATCCTCGAAGGCTTACCCGCGTCACTCACGCGCCGCCTAGAGGGCGTTCGATTGCACGCGCCGAACCTGCAGTACATCGATCTCGATGCTCCGGGCTACTACTTCCTCGCCACCGATACCTCGGGTCTTCTTCGGTGGATGGCCGCTCGCGCCGTGAATGCGGGCGTGGAGATCCACTGGCGGACGGCGTTCGAGCATGCGGGGCGGCTCGAGAAGGGCTTCACGCTCGGAAGGCTCGGACGCGCGCACTTTCTCGTCGGCGCGGACGGACCCACTTCGCGTGTGGCGCGCGCGTTCGGGCTCGGCGTGAACCGCGAGTTCCTCTTCGGCATCGAGCATGAGTACGGCGACGGGCACGACTACGCTGCGAACGTGTCTGGCGGCGACGGACGGCACGGTGTCGTCAACCGACAGCACGGCCTCACCGACCGCCTGCACTGCTTCATCGACCGGAAGATCGCGCCGGGATACCTGGGCTGGGTGTTCGCAGGCGTGGGCTCGGTGCAGGTCGGCATCGCGCGACGGGAACGCGGCGGCGCGGCGCGCGAAGCGAAGGCGGCGATGGCAGTTTTTCTCGAGAAAATCGCGCCCGTGTTCGACTTTCGCTCGGCCACGCCTGCCTCGGTTCGCGCCGGATGGATCCCGTGCGGCGGTGTCGTGCGCCGCGTGCATGCCGATCGTGTGTTGCTGATTGGCGACGCGGCGGGAACCGTGTCGCCCCTGACCGCGGGCGGCATCCATACCGCGCTTCGTCACGGGGCAGCGGCAGGTGTCGCGATCGACGCCTTCCTCGCGGGACGGACCAGCGATCCGGGCGCTCTCGTCGCCGCCGGCTATCCGCGCTTCCGCGGCAAGCGGCTACTGCGCCGCGCATTCGACGCTTTCCAGCACGACGGCCTCGCCAACCTCCTGCTCGGGACCCGCGTGGTGCGCGACGCCGCGAGCCGCATCTACTTCCACCGGGGGTCGCGGGCATTGTGA
- a CDS encoding YihY/virulence factor BrkB family protein, whose translation MASIIPSTAPDTGRIYHPRTFYRLLSDSVQAFRDDGGPSMGAALAFYTLLSMAPLLLLVIMVAGMAIGPEQARTVLLGELGGLLGETGAEGVRSVLAAASTPEGGAIGALVGLVVLIFSATTVFAELKTDLDRIWGFKAPPSGGIVNFLRSRAASFGLVVAIAFVLLVSLVASSVVSALGRYLGDAAWSEAVMHAVETLVSFGVTTLGFAAVYKLLPSQPIAWRDVWLGAAINALLFGIGKLVIGLYLGKSAVASSFGAAGTVVAVIVWVYWCSQIFFFGAEITKVNARRLNPDK comes from the coding sequence ATGGCCTCGATCATACCCAGCACAGCACCCGACACCGGGCGCATTTACCACCCGCGCACGTTTTATCGCCTGTTATCGGATTCGGTGCAGGCCTTCCGCGACGACGGCGGCCCGAGCATGGGCGCGGCGCTCGCGTTCTACACGCTGCTCTCGATGGCGCCCCTGTTGCTCCTGGTGATCATGGTGGCGGGAATGGCGATCGGCCCGGAGCAGGCGCGCACCGTTCTATTGGGTGAACTCGGCGGTTTGCTCGGAGAGACGGGCGCGGAGGGCGTGCGCTCGGTGCTGGCCGCGGCGAGCACGCCGGAAGGGGGAGCGATCGGCGCGCTGGTGGGATTGGTCGTGCTGATCTTCAGCGCGACGACGGTGTTCGCGGAGCTGAAGACGGACCTGGATCGCATCTGGGGATTCAAGGCGCCGCCCTCGGGCGGGATCGTGAATTTCCTGCGTTCACGCGCCGCGTCGTTCGGCCTCGTGGTCGCGATCGCGTTCGTGCTGCTGGTCTCGCTCGTCGCGAGCAGCGTGGTGTCGGCCCTGGGCCGCTATCTCGGGGATGCCGCTTGGTCGGAAGCGGTGATGCACGCGGTCGAGACGCTGGTCTCTTTCGGCGTGACCACGCTCGGCTTCGCGGCGGTCTACAAGCTGCTGCCTTCGCAGCCGATCGCCTGGCGCGACGTCTGGCTCGGCGCCGCGATCAATGCGTTGCTCTTCGGGATCGGGAAGCTCGTGATCGGGCTCTATCTCGGCAAGAGCGCCGTCGCTTCCTCGTTCGGTGCCGCCGGCACGGTCGTGGCGGTCATCGTCTGGGTCTACTGGTGCTCCCAGATCTTCTTCTTCGGCGCCGAGATCACCAAAGTGAATGCCCGGCGCCTCAACCCAGACAAATGA
- a CDS encoding serine hydrolase domain-containing protein: MFRVASAVLFLGISASAIAQQPLPAGDAAKAGFSKDGLARIDAFWAREIEAGRIPGAVVAVARDGKLIHYKAYGFLDKEAGTPMPLNAVFQLASMTKVMTAVGALTLNEQGRLPLKSRLDEYYPQFAKMSVGVVGANGEITPEPLKNPIYIHDLYRHTSGITYGSRGNTPVHKLYPGGSAGAAVQYTSTEFVDKLASLPLMYQPGTVWDYGFSTDMLGLVVEKVSGKRLGEYLKANVWDKVKMPDTTFNMPPTNRIAKPLAKDPLSGKPQDIALLTKAAKFDCGGSCAWASVGDYLRFAQMLNNGGVIDGQRVLSPKTVTFMTSDHLGANIRNQVAGIEGHRDGYGFGLSVAVRLVEGVAATTGTPGDYTWNGANGTLFWNDPAEKLTVVVGTAGPGDIRKYYREQMGALVYGAMTESRRAR; the protein is encoded by the coding sequence ATGTTTAGAGTCGCCAGCGCTGTATTGTTCCTCGGTATTTCCGCATCAGCGATCGCGCAGCAACCCCTGCCCGCCGGCGACGCCGCCAAGGCCGGGTTCTCGAAGGACGGACTCGCGCGCATCGACGCGTTCTGGGCCCGCGAGATCGAGGCCGGACGCATCCCCGGCGCCGTGGTCGCGGTCGCGCGCGACGGCAAGCTCATCCACTACAAGGCCTACGGTTTCCTCGACAAGGAAGCCGGCACGCCCATGCCGCTGAATGCCGTGTTCCAGCTCGCCTCGATGACGAAGGTGATGACCGCCGTCGGTGCGCTCACGCTGAACGAGCAGGGCCGCCTTCCGCTCAAGTCGCGCCTCGACGAGTACTACCCGCAGTTCGCGAAGATGAGCGTCGGCGTCGTCGGCGCGAACGGCGAGATCACGCCGGAGCCGCTGAAGAACCCGATCTACATCCACGACCTCTACCGCCACACGTCGGGCATCACGTACGGCTCGCGCGGCAACACGCCGGTGCACAAGCTCTACCCGGGCGGCTCGGCGGGCGCGGCGGTGCAGTACACGTCCACGGAGTTCGTCGACAAGCTCGCGTCGCTGCCGCTGATGTACCAGCCCGGGACGGTGTGGGACTACGGATTCTCGACCGATATGCTGGGCCTCGTGGTCGAGAAGGTGAGCGGCAAGCGCCTGGGCGAGTACCTCAAGGCCAACGTCTGGGACAAGGTGAAGATGCCGGACACCACGTTCAACATGCCGCCGACCAACCGCATCGCCAAGCCGCTCGCGAAGGACCCGCTCTCCGGCAAGCCCCAGGACATCGCGCTCCTCACGAAGGCCGCGAAGTTCGATTGCGGCGGCTCGTGCGCGTGGGCCTCGGTGGGCGACTACCTGCGCTTCGCGCAGATGCTCAACAACGGTGGCGTGATCGACGGGCAGCGCGTGCTCTCGCCGAAGACCGTGACCTTCATGACGAGCGACCACCTCGGCGCCAACATCAGGAACCAGGTGGCCGGCATCGAAGGCCATCGCGACGGTTACGGCTTCGGTCTCTCGGTCGCGGTTCGCCTGGTCGAGGGCGTCGCGGCCACGACCGGCACGCCGGGTGACTACACGTGGAACGGCGCCAACGGCACGCTCTTCTGGAACGACCCGGCCGAGAAGCTCACGGTGGTGGTGGGCACCGCGGGGCCTGGTGATATCCGCAAGTACTACCGCGAACAGATGGGCGCGCTGGTGTACGGGGCGATGACGGAGTCGCGGCGCGCGCGCTGA
- a CDS encoding serine/threonine-protein kinase, translating into MTERPEKFGRFRVTSELGRGAMGVVYCAEDPSLGRTVAIKTIALTGSPQERDIHEARFLQEARAAGGIGHPAIITIYDVGREGDVAFIAMELLEGNELRDLIRWGTIAPPQAVAIAASVADGLAYAHERGVVHRDVKPGNIMVLKDGRVKVMDFGIARLGENAVKTQTGTLLGSPQYMSPEQIAGGQVDSRADIFSLGVVLYEMLTGAKPFAGEDVTQLLFSIANMAAKPPRHLQPSLPPVIDYIIARALKKNPDERYQTAAELASDLRSCAAEVAEAEITARAKPDDGTRTSPNAPPAPHDMPTQSSRPLPLSEEQVALRPSPRFDSVEGIARLAVFPLDASETKSRAGWTVPSAKVKRRRARQLAPLLGIWLVAVLAAIAIVLF; encoded by the coding sequence GTGACGGAGCGGCCGGAGAAGTTCGGGCGCTTCCGCGTGACCTCCGAGCTGGGGCGCGGCGCCATGGGCGTGGTCTATTGCGCCGAGGACCCGTCGCTCGGTCGCACGGTGGCCATCAAGACGATCGCGCTCACCGGCAGCCCGCAGGAGCGCGACATCCACGAGGCCCGCTTCCTCCAGGAGGCGAGGGCCGCGGGCGGCATCGGCCACCCGGCGATCATCACCATCTACGACGTGGGCCGCGAGGGCGACGTGGCCTTCATCGCGATGGAGCTGCTGGAAGGCAACGAGCTCCGCGACCTGATCCGCTGGGGAACGATCGCGCCGCCGCAGGCCGTGGCGATCGCGGCCTCCGTCGCCGACGGGCTGGCCTACGCGCACGAGCGGGGCGTGGTCCACCGCGACGTGAAGCCCGGCAACATCATGGTGCTGAAGGACGGGCGCGTGAAGGTGATGGACTTCGGCATCGCGCGCCTCGGCGAGAACGCGGTGAAGACGCAGACCGGCACGCTGCTGGGGTCGCCCCAGTACATGTCGCCCGAGCAGATCGCGGGCGGCCAGGTCGACTCGCGCGCCGACATCTTCTCGCTCGGTGTGGTGCTCTACGAGATGCTCACCGGGGCAAAGCCCTTCGCGGGCGAGGACGTGACGCAGCTCCTCTTCTCGATCGCCAACATGGCCGCGAAGCCGCCGCGCCACCTTCAGCCGTCGCTGCCGCCGGTGATCGACTACATCATCGCCCGGGCGCTGAAGAAGAATCCCGACGAGCGCTACCAGACGGCCGCGGAGCTCGCGTCCGACTTGCGCTCGTGCGCGGCGGAAGTCGCCGAGGCGGAGATCACGGCGCGCGCCAAGCCGGACGACGGCACGCGGACTTCGCCCAATGCGCCGCCTGCGCCGCACGACATGCCGACGCAGTCCTCGCGGCCTCTACCCCTCTCCGAGGAGCAGGTCGCGCTGCGCCCCTCTCCGCGCTTCGATTCGGTGGAAGGCATCGCACGCCTCGCCGTGTTTCCGCTGGATGCGTCGGAAACGAAGTCGCGCGCCGGCTGGACCGTGCCGTCCGCCAAGGTGAAGCGCCGCCGCGCCCGCCAGCTCGCCCCCCTGCTGGGCATCTGGCTGGTGGCCGTCCTGGCGGCGATTGCCATCGTCCTGTTCTAG
- a CDS encoding DUF4178 domain-containing protein, with product MAEAAPTKRLVSCPSCGAPLRFRGATSVVAVCAYCKATLVRDGVNLENIGKQAELLEDDTPIQIGAEGKHRGVGFTVVGRIQYKYSAGVWSEWHVLFPGSKGAWLSDASREYTIAYLVPPQPLPPFEQMKPGQNLIVKGDKWYAGVYTVTNVDAAEVVAGQGELPFQFKSGWKANVVDLRGDGARFATIDYSETPPHLYVGEKLPFDTFSFSNLRDPDRIGFTKGTALAFKCAGCGAPIEKRLTTTEVVACDSCGSITDVKGTIGELVQKNTRNEMAGRPYIPLGTVGRWKNVRYEVVGFMRRTIRVDGIPYTWGEYLLHNVEQGYAWFTEYNGHFNYAKTAAEIPKSTSVMMSRGPAVRYLGHTFGHFSRSKPAVSYLVGEFYWIVKLQDEAMCNDYVDPPLMLSSESTGNEITWTIGEYVEGPELWKAFGLKGKPPKPVGVAPNQPSPHKGKVGRYWLAFLAFLVVGFFAQMLFSMLQSAIRPNPIAFSTAPGQTTHTVSPVFKLGGFGSSRATVRTETSLNDQWVSLTMRLVEADNGRAYELKRSVGYQNVGGGRSGSSDDVGEILGVPPGRYTLAIDALSPSGAPATQGKVQVYRSKVDWSNYWLFAFFLVLWPLGAWARSHSFEKERWSESDYAPGDDDDDETGTGGLLKQVLDVVDDD from the coding sequence GTGGCAGAAGCGGCACCAACGAAGCGGCTGGTCTCGTGTCCGTCGTGCGGAGCACCGCTGCGTTTTCGCGGTGCAACGTCGGTCGTCGCCGTCTGCGCCTATTGCAAGGCGACTCTCGTCCGCGACGGCGTCAACCTCGAGAACATCGGCAAGCAGGCCGAGCTGCTCGAGGACGACACGCCGATCCAGATCGGCGCCGAGGGCAAGCACCGCGGCGTGGGCTTCACCGTCGTCGGGCGCATCCAGTACAAGTACAGCGCCGGCGTGTGGAGCGAGTGGCACGTGCTCTTCCCCGGCAGCAAGGGCGCCTGGCTCTCGGATGCGAGCCGCGAGTACACGATCGCCTACCTCGTCCCGCCGCAGCCATTGCCCCCCTTCGAGCAGATGAAGCCGGGGCAGAACCTCATCGTGAAGGGCGACAAGTGGTACGCGGGGGTCTACACCGTGACCAACGTCGACGCGGCCGAGGTGGTCGCCGGCCAGGGCGAGCTCCCGTTCCAGTTCAAGTCCGGCTGGAAGGCGAACGTGGTCGACCTTCGCGGCGACGGCGCGCGCTTCGCCACCATCGACTACTCCGAGACGCCGCCGCACCTCTACGTGGGCGAGAAGCTGCCGTTCGACACGTTCTCGTTCTCGAACCTGCGCGATCCGGACCGCATTGGGTTCACCAAGGGCACCGCGCTCGCGTTCAAGTGCGCGGGCTGCGGCGCTCCGATCGAGAAGCGCCTCACGACGACCGAGGTCGTGGCCTGCGACTCCTGCGGCTCGATCACCGACGTGAAGGGCACCATCGGCGAGCTCGTGCAGAAGAACACGCGCAACGAGATGGCGGGCCGGCCCTACATCCCGCTCGGCACCGTGGGACGCTGGAAGAACGTGCGCTACGAGGTCGTGGGCTTCATGCGCCGCACGATCCGCGTCGACGGCATTCCGTATACGTGGGGCGAGTACCTGCTGCACAACGTGGAGCAGGGCTACGCGTGGTTCACCGAATACAACGGCCACTTCAACTACGCGAAGACCGCGGCGGAGATCCCCAAGTCCACCAGCGTCATGATGTCGCGCGGCCCGGCAGTGCGTTACCTCGGCCACACGTTCGGGCATTTCTCGCGCTCCAAGCCGGCCGTCAGCTACCTCGTCGGCGAGTTCTACTGGATCGTGAAGCTGCAGGACGAGGCGATGTGCAACGACTACGTCGACCCGCCGCTCATGCTCTCGTCCGAATCGACGGGTAACGAGATCACGTGGACGATCGGCGAGTACGTCGAGGGCCCGGAGCTGTGGAAGGCGTTCGGCCTCAAGGGCAAGCCGCCCAAGCCCGTGGGCGTGGCGCCGAACCAGCCCTCGCCGCACAAGGGCAAGGTCGGGCGCTACTGGCTCGCGTTCCTCGCTTTCCTGGTGGTCGGGTTCTTCGCGCAGATGCTGTTCTCCATGCTGCAGTCGGCGATCCGACCGAACCCCATCGCGTTCAGCACGGCGCCGGGACAGACCACGCACACGGTGAGCCCCGTCTTCAAGCTGGGCGGCTTCGGCAGCAGTCGCGCGACGGTGCGTACCGAGACCTCGCTCAACGACCAATGGGTCTCGCTCACGATGCGTCTCGTGGAGGCCGACAACGGCCGCGCCTACGAGCTCAAGCGCTCCGTGGGCTACCAGAACGTGGGCGGCGGCCGCAGCGGCAGCAGCGACGACGTGGGCGAGATCCTCGGCGTTCCGCCCGGGCGCTACACGCTCGCCATCGACGCGCTGAGCCCTTCCGGAGCGCCCGCCACGCAGGGCAAGGTGCAGGTCTACCGCTCGAAGGTGGATTGGTCGAACTACTGGCTGTTCGCGTTCTTCCTGGTGCTCTGGCCATTGGGTGCCTGGGCGCGGTCCCATTCGTTCGAGAAGGAGCGCTGGTCGGAGAGCGACTATGCGCCGGGCGATGACGACGACGATGAAACGGGCACCGGCGGCCTGCTGAAGCAAGTGCTGGACGTGGTCGACGACGACTGA